One Pantoea trifolii DNA segment encodes these proteins:
- the cysE gene encoding serine O-acetyltransferase codes for MSSEELELVWNHIKAEARALADCEPMLASFYHATLLKHENLGSALSYMLANKLANPIMPAIAIREIVEEAYREDPEMIVSAAYDIQAVRQRDPAVDKYSTPLLYLKGFHALQAYRIGNWLWREGRRALAVYLQNEISVSFAVDIHPAARIGRGIMLDHATGIVIGETAIIENDVSILQSVTLGGTGKTSGDRHPKIREGVMIGAGAKILGNIEVGRGAKIGAGSVVLQPVPPHTTAAGVPARIVGKPTSDKPSMDMDQHFNGAGFEYGDGI; via the coding sequence ATGTCGTCTGAAGAGTTAGAACTGGTCTGGAACCATATCAAAGCCGAAGCCAGAGCACTGGCCGACTGTGAACCTATGCTGGCCAGCTTTTACCATGCGACATTGCTTAAACACGAAAACCTCGGTAGCGCGCTCAGCTATATGCTCGCCAACAAGCTGGCAAACCCGATCATGCCCGCTATTGCTATTCGCGAAATCGTGGAAGAAGCCTATCGTGAAGACCCAGAGATGATTGTCTCCGCGGCCTACGATATTCAGGCTGTGCGTCAGCGCGATCCCGCTGTTGATAAATACTCTACACCGCTGCTCTATCTCAAAGGTTTCCACGCCTTACAGGCCTATCGCATTGGCAACTGGTTATGGAGAGAAGGTCGCCGCGCACTGGCGGTTTATCTGCAGAACGAAATTTCCGTCTCGTTTGCCGTGGATATTCACCCGGCGGCGCGCATTGGTCGCGGCATCATGCTTGACCACGCCACCGGCATTGTTATCGGCGAAACAGCCATCATCGAAAATGACGTTTCAATACTGCAATCGGTGACGCTCGGCGGTACCGGTAAAACCAGCGGCGATCGCCATCCGAAAATCCGTGAAGGTGTAATGATTGGCGCGGGTGCCAAGATTCTGGGCAACATTGAAGTGGGGCGCGGTGCGAAAATCGGTGCCGGTTCCGTCGTCCTGCAGCCCGTACCGCCGCATACCACGGCGGCCGGCGTGCCTGCGCGCATTGTCGGTAAACCGACCAGCGATAAACCGTCGATGGATATGGATCAGCACTTCAACGGCGCGGGCTTTGAGTACGGCGACGGAATTTAG
- the gpsA gene encoding NAD(P)H-dependent glycerol-3-phosphate dehydrogenase, translated as MTTLNASISVIGAGSYGTALAITLARNGHPVLLWGHNPQSLAQLQADRCNTAFLPDVPFPDNLVPEADLATVVNASRDLLVVVPSHVFGDVLTQLKPHLRADSRIVWATKGLEKETGRLLQDVAREILGDAIPLAVISGPTFAKELAAGMPTAIALASTDAEFADDLQQKLHCGKSFRVYNNQDFIGVQLGGAVKNVIAIGAGISDGIGFGANARTALITRGLTEMSRLGAALGADATTFMGMAGLGDLVLTCTDNQSRNRRFGMMLGQGESVDDAQRIIGQVVEGYRNTKEVKALAARVGVEMPITEQIYQVLYCGKSAREAALTLLGRARKDENSQS; from the coding sequence ATGACTACACTCAATGCTTCAATTAGCGTCATCGGTGCCGGCTCGTACGGCACCGCATTGGCCATCACGCTGGCCCGTAATGGCCATCCGGTTCTGCTCTGGGGCCACAATCCTCAAAGCTTGGCGCAGCTGCAAGCTGACCGCTGCAATACCGCTTTCCTGCCCGATGTTCCTTTCCCTGATAATCTCGTTCCTGAAGCCGATCTGGCTACCGTGGTTAACGCCAGTCGCGATCTGCTGGTCGTGGTGCCGAGCCATGTATTTGGCGACGTGCTGACGCAGCTTAAGCCGCATTTGCGTGCCGATTCACGGATTGTCTGGGCGACTAAAGGACTGGAAAAAGAGACCGGCCGTTTGCTGCAGGATGTGGCGCGTGAAATCCTTGGCGATGCCATTCCGCTAGCGGTGATTTCCGGACCCACCTTTGCCAAAGAGCTGGCTGCTGGCATGCCTACGGCCATCGCACTGGCATCGACTGATGCGGAGTTCGCTGACGACCTGCAGCAGAAGCTGCACTGTGGTAAAAGTTTCCGCGTCTATAACAATCAGGATTTCATCGGCGTGCAGTTAGGCGGCGCGGTGAAGAACGTGATTGCGATTGGTGCGGGGATTTCTGACGGCATAGGCTTTGGTGCCAACGCGCGTACTGCCTTAATCACCCGTGGTCTGACGGAAATGAGCCGTCTCGGCGCAGCGCTGGGTGCCGATGCCACCACCTTTATGGGCATGGCCGGTTTAGGCGATTTGGTGCTGACCTGTACCGATAATCAGTCGCGCAACCGTCGTTTCGGCATGATGCTGGGGCAAGGCGAGAGCGTAGACGATGCGCAACGCATTATCGGACAAGTTGTAGAAGGCTACAGAAACACTAAGGAAGTCAAAGCATTGGCCGCGCGTGTCGGCGTAGAAATGCCGATTACTGAGCAGATTTATCAGGTGCTCTATTGCGGAAAATCAGCGCGAGAGGCAGCATTGACCTTACTTGGCCGTGCAAGGAAGGACGAAAACAGCCAAAGCTGA
- the secB gene encoding protein-export chaperone SecB, protein MSEQSNSEMQFQIQRVYTKDVSYEAPNAPQVFQKEWEPEVKLDLDTASSQLADGVFEVVLRVTVTATVGEETAFLCEVQQAGIFTISGIEGTQMAHCLGAYCPNILFPYARECVTSLVSRGTFPQLNLAPVNFDALFMNYLQQQGEGEAPHQDA, encoded by the coding sequence ATGTCAGAGCAAAGCAACAGCGAAATGCAGTTCCAGATTCAACGTGTTTACACCAAAGATGTTTCTTACGAAGCGCCAAACGCACCGCAGGTTTTCCAGAAAGAGTGGGAACCGGAAGTGAAGCTGGACCTGGACACCGCCTCTTCTCAGCTGGCTGATGGCGTTTTTGAAGTCGTTCTGCGTGTTACCGTAACCGCAACCGTTGGCGAAGAGACCGCATTCCTGTGCGAAGTTCAGCAGGCGGGTATTTTCACCATTAGCGGTATCGAAGGCACGCAGATGGCACATTGCCTCGGTGCTTACTGCCCGAACATTCTTTTCCCGTATGCACGCGAATGCGTAACCAGCCTTGTGTCTCGTGGTACTTTCCCGCAGCTCAACCTGGCGCCAGTTAACTTTGATGCGCTGTTTATGAACTATCTGCAGCAGCAAGGTGAAGGCGAAGCGCCACATCAGGATGCCTGA
- the grxC gene encoding glutaredoxin 3 — translation MANVEIYTKVTCPYCHRAKALLDQKGVSYQEIPIDGNAAKREEMIQRSGRTTVPQIFIDAQHIGGCDDLYALDGRQGLDPLLQA, via the coding sequence ATGGCAAATGTAGAGATCTACACCAAAGTCACTTGTCCTTATTGCCACCGTGCAAAGGCGTTGTTGGATCAGAAAGGCGTGTCGTACCAGGAGATTCCCATTGACGGGAACGCGGCGAAACGTGAAGAGATGATTCAACGCAGCGGTCGCACGACGGTGCCACAAATTTTTATTGATGCGCAGCACATTGGCGGCTGTGACGATCTTTACGCGCTGGATGGGCGTCAGGGACTTGATCCTTTACTCCAGGCATAA
- a CDS encoding rhodanese-like domain-containing protein, with the protein MQEIMQFASNHPILSLAWVALLVLVIVTTVKGMFSKVKTISRGEATHLINKEDAVVVDVRSRDDYRKGHISGAINVAAADIKKESFGELEKHKSQHIIVVCATGQSAGESAAKLSAAGFEKVSVLKDGVSGWSGENLPLVRGK; encoded by the coding sequence ATGCAAGAAATTATGCAGTTTGCAAGCAATCACCCCATCCTCAGTCTGGCATGGGTTGCTTTACTCGTTCTCGTGATTGTGACCACCGTTAAAGGTATGTTCTCTAAAGTAAAAACCATCAGCCGTGGTGAAGCAACCCACCTGATTAACAAAGAGGACGCGGTGGTGGTAGACGTTCGTTCACGTGACGATTACCGCAAAGGACACATTTCTGGGGCTATCAACGTAGCGGCAGCAGACATCAAAAAAGAGAGCTTTGGCGAGCTGGAAAAGCACAAGTCACAGCACATAATTGTAGTTTGCGCGACCGGTCAAAGTGCGGGCGAATCTGCGGCGAAATTGAGCGCAGCGGGCTTCGAGAAAGTCTCCGTACTGAAAGATGGCGTGAGCGGCTGGAGTGGTGAAAACCTGCCACTGGTGCGCGGTAAATAA
- the envC gene encoding murein hydrolase activator EnvC, translating to MKGKATVTHTRTRHNGTALPLSFRWSEISLSLLLAGTLLLPAAARSADDSKTQLKSIQQDIAEKEKSVKAQKVQRSKLLDQLQSQEKVIAQASRQLRETRNSLSTLEGEIAQVTSSISRLEKQQAQQEKLLAQQLDAAFRQGQHNGLQLLLGGEEAQRSERILAYFGYLNAARQKNIDDLKQTQQQLAEQRQSLQGKQDQQKSLLAQQQTQQNKLEAASAARKKTLTALESSLEKDQADLVEMRENESRLQSKIAKAEREARERAEREAREAEKVRQRQAQAKAKGSNYQPTQSERELMARTGGLGKPGGQAVWPVRGRIEHRFGESMQGELRWKGLVVDAPEGTEVKAIADGRVLMADWLQGYGLVVVLEHGKGDMSLYGYNQSALVSVGAQVKAGQPIALVGTSGGRGTPSLYFEIRRQGQAVNPLPWLGR from the coding sequence ATGAAGGGAAAAGCGACCGTTACACACACAAGGACCCGTCACAACGGCACTGCGCTTCCGTTGTCATTCCGCTGGTCCGAAATCTCCCTGAGTCTGCTTCTGGCAGGCACATTATTACTTCCTGCTGCCGCTCGCAGTGCGGATGACAGTAAAACGCAGTTGAAGTCCATTCAGCAGGATATCGCCGAGAAAGAGAAAAGCGTTAAAGCACAGAAAGTGCAGCGCAGTAAGCTGTTGGATCAACTGCAGAGTCAGGAAAAAGTGATTGCGCAGGCCAGCCGTCAGCTGCGCGAAACGCGTAACAGCCTCAGCACGCTCGAAGGTGAAATCGCGCAGGTCACCTCCTCTATTTCGCGGCTGGAAAAGCAGCAAGCGCAGCAGGAAAAACTGCTGGCACAACAGCTTGATGCCGCCTTTCGTCAGGGACAGCATAATGGTCTACAGTTGCTGCTTGGTGGCGAAGAAGCCCAGCGCAGTGAGCGTATTCTTGCCTATTTCGGCTATCTCAACGCCGCACGCCAGAAAAACATCGACGATCTCAAGCAAACCCAACAGCAATTAGCGGAACAGCGCCAATCATTGCAGGGTAAACAGGATCAGCAAAAATCGTTGTTAGCTCAGCAGCAGACGCAGCAAAACAAGCTGGAAGCAGCTAGCGCGGCGCGTAAGAAAACGCTCACCGCACTGGAAAGCTCGCTGGAGAAAGATCAGGCTGACCTGGTTGAGATGCGTGAGAACGAAAGCCGATTGCAGAGCAAAATCGCCAAGGCTGAGCGTGAAGCGCGTGAACGTGCCGAACGGGAAGCGCGCGAGGCGGAAAAAGTGCGTCAACGTCAGGCACAGGCGAAAGCCAAAGGATCAAACTATCAGCCAACGCAGAGTGAGCGCGAGCTGATGGCGCGTACCGGCGGATTAGGCAAGCCCGGCGGGCAAGCGGTTTGGCCGGTACGTGGACGCATTGAACATCGCTTCGGTGAATCGATGCAGGGCGAATTGCGCTGGAAAGGTCTGGTGGTTGATGCGCCAGAAGGCACTGAAGTGAAAGCCATCGCAGATGGACGCGTACTGATGGCCGACTGGCTACAAGGCTATGGTCTGGTTGTGGTTCTGGAACACGGTAAAGGTGATATGAGCCTTTATGGCTACAACCAAAGCGCACTGGTGAGCGTGGGTGCTCAGGTGAAGGCAGGACAGCCTATCGCCCTTGTGGGCACCAGCGGCGGCCGCGGCACGCCTTCGCTCTACTTTGAAATCCGACGCCAGGGACAGGCCGTCAATCCACTACCGTGGTTAGGAAGATAA
- a CDS encoding divergent polysaccharide deacetylase family protein — MFQPSKLSAALCGLFLSLSAHAGKLSIVIDDFGYRPKEENKVLQMPTAISIAVLPNAPHAREMATKAHQGGREVLIHLPMAPLSKQPLEKDTLTPEMSSTEIERIIREASGKVPYAVGLNNHMGSKMTSSLPGMQKVMQVLNHYNYYFLDSMTIGNSQSIPAAQGTNVKVLKRRVFLDDSQDEASIRIQFTRAVKLAQRDGYAIAIGHPHPTTVRVLQQMLPTLPADITLVRPSQLLNEPLHQGTTPPPSKTQPPRFRAPGVCKPNKPLAPVPQSHAVELISESIVQSPLVQSIKQLF, encoded by the coding sequence TTGTTTCAACCCTCTAAGCTCTCGGCCGCCCTGTGCGGCCTGTTTCTATCACTTTCCGCCCATGCGGGAAAACTCTCCATCGTGATCGACGACTTCGGTTATCGGCCAAAAGAAGAGAATAAAGTGCTGCAGATGCCTACTGCGATTTCCATTGCGGTCCTGCCGAATGCGCCACATGCACGTGAGATGGCGACGAAAGCGCATCAGGGCGGTCGCGAAGTGCTGATTCACCTGCCGATGGCACCGCTCAGCAAACAGCCGCTGGAGAAAGACACGCTAACGCCAGAGATGAGCAGCACGGAAATCGAGCGGATTATTCGTGAAGCCAGTGGCAAAGTGCCTTACGCCGTCGGCCTGAATAACCATATGGGCAGCAAAATGACATCCAGCCTGCCCGGCATGCAGAAAGTGATGCAGGTGCTCAATCACTACAACTACTACTTTCTCGATAGCATGACGATTGGCAACAGTCAGTCGATCCCGGCCGCGCAAGGCACCAACGTTAAAGTACTGAAACGTCGCGTGTTCCTTGATGATAGCCAAGATGAAGCTTCAATTCGCATACAGTTTACCCGCGCGGTGAAACTGGCGCAGCGCGATGGTTATGCCATCGCCATTGGCCATCCGCATCCCACGACGGTGCGCGTCCTGCAGCAGATGCTGCCGACATTACCCGCCGATATCACGTTAGTGCGGCCAAGCCAGTTACTGAATGAGCCGCTGCATCAGGGCACGACTCCGCCGCCATCCAAAACGCAGCCTCCACGCTTCCGCGCGCCAGGCGTATGTAAACCGAACAAACCGTTGGCGCCAGTGCCGCAGAGCCACGCCGTTGAGTTGATCAGTGAAAGCATTGTGCAAAGCCCATTGGTTCAGTCAATAAAGCAGCTCTTCTGA
- a CDS encoding glycosyltransferase, producing MRRKILLLDTGREWGGGTNSMLELLKRIDRQKFDITCCFYNNYSRGNSETIESILNSIGIPVVFIAQRRQPKWAKIAKELLRTLFIFNRSLKKQMIGWVDEKWRVLPNAKQISSILHAGQYDALYMNNQPSTNVEGYRAVQGMPVALIQHCRIEPQMNSALVEMVNERVDAVIAVSHGVNQTLRESGVDAQRCFTVSNAIDIHQALPDHEKVRERFAYSPDTFIFGSIGSLITRKANHHIFQALGQFKRMHPEAKWKMVVVGSGPEHENLVQLALKENIETNVVFTGFQNNPLDYLAAFDAFILASRSEGLPRVVLEAMLVKTAVIGSNVVGTSELINHNETGLIFEYGDVKQLSAHLTALWQDASLRQRLISTAELRVRECYAIEHYVAGVEMILDKSIERKTNV from the coding sequence ATGAGAAGAAAAATTCTGCTATTGGATACCGGCCGCGAATGGGGCGGCGGTACCAACAGTATGCTCGAGTTGCTTAAGCGCATTGATCGACAGAAATTTGATATTACCTGCTGCTTCTATAACAACTATTCTCGCGGCAACAGTGAAACCATTGAGTCAATTCTCAATTCGATTGGCATTCCGGTGGTTTTTATCGCCCAGCGTCGTCAGCCGAAATGGGCGAAAATCGCTAAAGAGCTGTTACGCACGCTATTCATTTTTAACCGTTCGCTGAAGAAGCAGATGATTGGTTGGGTTGATGAAAAATGGCGTGTGTTGCCAAACGCAAAACAGATTTCATCAATTTTGCATGCAGGGCAATATGACGCGCTGTATATGAATAATCAGCCCAGCACCAATGTTGAAGGCTATCGCGCTGTTCAGGGTATGCCGGTTGCGCTAATACAACACTGCCGCATTGAGCCGCAGATGAACTCTGCGCTGGTCGAGATGGTTAATGAACGTGTTGATGCCGTTATCGCGGTTTCGCATGGCGTAAACCAGACGCTGCGCGAGAGCGGGGTTGATGCGCAGCGTTGCTTTACTGTTTCAAACGCCATCGATATCCATCAGGCCTTACCGGATCACGAGAAAGTGCGCGAGCGCTTTGCTTATTCGCCTGATACTTTTATTTTTGGCTCGATCGGATCCCTTATTACACGTAAAGCGAATCATCATATTTTCCAGGCGCTAGGCCAATTTAAACGCATGCATCCTGAAGCTAAATGGAAAATGGTGGTGGTGGGTTCCGGGCCGGAACATGAAAATCTGGTTCAGCTGGCACTTAAAGAAAACATTGAAACGAATGTTGTTTTTACCGGTTTTCAAAACAACCCGCTGGATTACCTCGCAGCGTTTGATGCCTTTATTCTCGCCTCGCGCAGTGAAGGCTTACCGCGCGTAGTGCTGGAAGCCATGCTGGTGAAAACGGCCGTTATTGGTTCGAATGTCGTGGGCACCTCAGAGTTAATTAACCACAATGAGACTGGATTAATTTTTGAATATGGCGATGTTAAGCAATTAAGTGCTCATCTTACCGCCTTATGGCAAGATGCAAGCTTGCGCCAGCGACTGATTAGTACTGCGGAATTACGCGTGCGTGAATGCTACGCGATTGAACACTATGTCGCGGGGGTTGAAATGATATTGGATAAGAGTATTGAAAGGAAAACGAATGTTTGA
- the tdh gene encoding L-threonine 3-dehydrogenase — MKALAKLKAEEGIWMVKDAPIPEPGHNDLLIKIRKTAICGTDVHIYNWDDWSRKTIPVPMITGHEYVGEVVGMGQEVKGFAVGDRVSGEGHITCGHCRNCRAGRTHLCRNTVGVGVNRQGCFAEYLVIPAFNAFKIPDNISDELAAIFDPFGNAVHTALSFDLVGEDVLISGAGPIGIMAAAVCKHVGARHVVITDINDYRLELARKMGVTRAVNVAQENLRDVMNELGMTEGFDVGLEMSGAPAAFRTLLEVMNHGGRIALLGIPPGEMSIDWNQVIFKGLFIKGIYGREMFETWYKMAALIQSGLDLTPIITHRYHIDEFQQGFDEMRSGRSGKVVLSWD, encoded by the coding sequence ATGAAAGCACTCGCCAAATTAAAAGCCGAAGAAGGCATTTGGATGGTTAAGGACGCGCCGATTCCCGAACCCGGCCATAACGACCTGCTTATTAAGATTCGTAAAACTGCTATCTGCGGCACCGACGTGCACATCTATAACTGGGACGACTGGTCGCGCAAAACCATTCCAGTCCCGATGATCACCGGCCATGAATATGTGGGCGAAGTGGTAGGAATGGGTCAGGAAGTTAAGGGCTTTGCCGTGGGCGATCGCGTTTCCGGTGAAGGTCATATCACCTGCGGCCATTGCCGCAACTGCCGCGCCGGACGCACGCATCTGTGCCGCAATACGGTAGGCGTTGGCGTCAATCGTCAGGGCTGTTTCGCTGAATATCTGGTGATTCCGGCGTTTAACGCCTTCAAAATTCCTGACAACATTTCCGATGAACTGGCGGCGATTTTCGATCCCTTCGGCAATGCGGTGCACACCGCGCTGTCGTTCGATTTGGTGGGTGAAGATGTGCTGATCTCTGGCGCCGGGCCGATTGGCATTATGGCGGCGGCGGTGTGTAAGCACGTCGGTGCGCGCCATGTGGTGATCACCGACATCAACGACTATCGCCTCGAACTGGCGCGCAAAATGGGTGTAACGCGCGCCGTGAACGTGGCGCAGGAGAATCTGCGTGACGTGATGAATGAGCTCGGCATGACCGAAGGCTTTGATGTGGGTCTGGAGATGTCCGGTGCGCCAGCGGCGTTCCGCACTTTGCTGGAAGTGATGAACCACGGCGGCCGCATCGCGCTGCTCGGCATTCCGCCGGGCGAGATGTCCATCGACTGGAATCAGGTAATCTTTAAAGGCCTGTTCATCAAAGGCATCTACGGCCGCGAGATGTTCGAAACCTGGTACAAGATGGCGGCGCTGATTCAGTCTGGCCTCGATCTCACGCCGATCATCACCCATCGCTATCACATTGATGAGTTCCAGCAGGGCTTTGATGAGATGCGTTCGGGACGATCCGGCAAAGTGGTGTTGAGCTGGGATTAA